Proteins found in one Elgaria multicarinata webbii isolate HBS135686 ecotype San Diego chromosome 12, rElgMul1.1.pri, whole genome shotgun sequence genomic segment:
- the VAMP8 gene encoding vesicle-associated membrane protein 8 gives MEGGSSSGPRMANDQVKNLQSEVEGVKNIMTQNVERILARGENLDHLRNKTEDLEATSEHFKTTSQKVARKYWWKNIKMIAIICVIVAIILIVIILLATNVIPT, from the exons ATG gagggcggcagcagcagcggccccAGGATGGCCAACGACCAGGTGAAGAACCTCCAGAGTGAGGTTGAGGGTGTCAAGAACATCATGACACAGAACGTGGAGCGGATCCTGGCGAGGGGTGAAAATCTGGACCACCTGCGTAACAAGACAGAGGACCTGGAAGCAACG TCAGAACACTTCAAGACAACGTCGCAGAAGGTGGCACGCAAGTACTGGTGGAAGAACATCAAGATGATCGCCATCATCTGTGTCATCGTTGCCATCATCCTCATCGTGATTATCCTCCTTGCTACCAATGTCATTCCAACTTAA